A genomic stretch from Aedes albopictus strain Foshan chromosome 2, AalbF5, whole genome shotgun sequence includes:
- the LOC115265159 gene encoding uncharacterized protein LOC115265159 isoform X2, which translates to METIQRCDDKSSTFEYDSRSTQCPVIMDHPYAQEILLPISVRDVGTSPINFFQHSGKLSGIETLRSSVDSKARSSRSLLDSGKLSGIHTLGSSFSNEGNARITSRDSNVRSDIGKGLHKQLTKRGELNYIDAPTELAYSFSSPRTIPHCFHTPELATHNVKNPDLVTERLDASSMIYRHEEFVSPTFSKVITSTPREPPCERNENKDVLSHTINLDAPNQVDEPGETDVSTVRIGSIEVKQTIDRSFSKSPRLLDNAEDDVSSDDDSAGGLEFLNDLTIFEYFDKFDEISNDGSFLVEEDPLSSSETNVPVAEPCVEGHCIEVLDKEALQIRKKKVNARRVNKKRKERGLSYVRKDGTKVPAREIKPTCDCKLKCSKKYPENIRQKFLDNLLRLKMDSQNQFLANHITVKRTARPQVVNSRRSYTRVYKLPGVKGTVKVCKTMFQATFDIGCRKMRTLAARVVAGSGVPTDDGRQRNSSRQPVSQEHLSNIKQHILSFPAYSSHYTREKSSRLYLSSDLSIRRMYELYQNKCAVDNLVPVHCRNFFHLLSYFTSIFFFSIQFNFFFQFISPFFQTSTFHNKTKPPSLNASVSKLLRQPSTHRSPFPSLLFLSISFFSRTREPFVLFG; encoded by the exons ATGGAAACAATTCAGCGTTGCGATGATAAATCCTCCACTTTTGAGTATGACTCCCGATCAACTCAATGCCCCGTCATTATGGATCATCCATATGCTCAGGAAATACTACTTCCAATCAGTGTTAGGGATGTGGGGACAAGCCCAATAAACTTCTTCCAGCATTCCGGAAAACTAAGTGGGATCGAAACGCTAAGGAGTTCCGTGGACAGCAAAG cTCGTTCTAGTCGTTCCTTGCTTGATTCAGGAAAACTAAGCGGAATTCACACGCTGGGAAGTTCATTCAGTAACGAAG GTAATGCAAGGATTACATCACGGGACAGCAATGTTCGAAGCGATATTGGAAAAGGGTTACATAAGCAGCTTACAAAACGTGGGGAGCTGAATT acaTAGATGCTCCGACAGAGCTTGCATATAGCTTCTCTTCTCCGAGGACCATACCCCATTGCTTTCATACCCCAGAGCTAGCAACACATAATGTGAAAAATCCAGACCTCGTCACAGAACGGCTTGATGCAAGTTCTATGATTTATCGTCATGAAGAGTTTGTATCCCCAACATTTTCCAAAGTAATTACATCAACTCCACGAGAACCTCCATGCGAGCGAAATGAGAATAAGGACGTTTTGAGTCATACGATCAATCTTGATGCACCAAACCAAGTAGACGAGCCCGGTGAAACGGATGTCAGCACAGTACGCATTGGCAGTATCGAAGTAAAACAAACAATCGACCGATCTTTCTCGAAGTCACCCCGGCTCTTGGATAATGCAGAAGACGACGTTTCATCAGATGATGACAGCGCAGGAGGTCttgaatttttgaatgatttgactatttttgaatatttcgacAAATTTGATGAAATCAGCAACGATGGCTCTTTTTTGGTGGAAGAAGATCCACTATCGTCAAGTGAGACAAACGTGCCAGTTG CGGAACCATGCGTGGAAGGACACTGTATCGAAGTATTGGATAAGGAAGCTCTACAAATCAGAAAAAAGAAGGTGAACGCAAGGCGGGTGAACAAAAAACGAAAAGAACGTGGTCTTTCGTATGTCCGTAAAGATGGAACAAAGGTACCCGCACGTGAAATCAAGCCAACTTGCGATTGTAAATTGAAGTGCTCTAAAAAATATCCAGAAAACATTCGACAAAAATTTCTTGACAACCTCTTACGATTGAAAATGGACAGTCAAAATCAGTTCCTAGCCAACCACATAACGGTAAAGAGAACAGCTCGACCACAA GTGGTAAACTCTAGGCGATCATACACCCGAGTTTACAAGCTGCCGGGCGTTAAAGGTACCGTTAAAGTATGCAAGACAATGTTTCAGGCGACATTTGACATAGGATGCCGAAAAATGCGCACTCTAGCAGCAAGAGTAGTGGCAGGCTCGGGAGTTCCCACTGATGATGGGCGGCAACGAAACAGTAGTCGGCAACCGGTTAGCCAGGAACATTTGAGCAACATCAAACAACATATTTTATCCTTCCCGGCATACTCAAGTCACTATACAAGGGAGAAATCTAGCAGATTGTATCTTTCCAGTGATTTGTCAATTCGTCGAATGTATGAGTTGTACCAAAACAAATGCGCTGTGGATAATTTGGTCCCTGTccactgtaggaatttctttcacTTATTATCATATtttacaagtattttttttttttcaattcaattcaactttttttttcaatttatttcaccATTTTTTCAAACTTCTACTTTTCACAATAAAACAAAACCACCATCACTCAACGCATCTGTCTCTAAACTGCTCCGACAACCTTCGACTCACCGTTCACCTTTTCCGTCTCTCCTTTTTCTCTCTATTTCGTTTTTCTCTCGCACACGCGAACCCTTCGTGCTGTTCGGTTGA
- the LOC115265159 gene encoding uncharacterized protein LOC115265159 isoform X3, with the protein MLLFTLTSARRTLDFGYGPRKKKGSKHASDCTFESSHHGASLVNGMETIQRCDDKSSTFEYDSRSTQCPVIMDHPYAQEILLPISVRDVGTSPINFFQHSGKLSGIETLRSSVDSKARSSRSLLDSGKLSGIHTLGSSFSNEGNARITSRDSNVRSDIGKGLHKQLTKRGELNYIDAPTELAYSFSSPRTIPHCFHTPELATHNVKNPDLVTERLDASSMIYRHEEFVSPTFSKVITSTPREPPCERNENKDVLSHTINLDAPNQVDEPGETDVSTVRIGSIEVKQTIDRSFSKSPRLLDNAEDDVSSDDDSAGGLEFLNDLTIFEYFDKFDEISNDGSFLVEEDPLSSSETNVPVAEPCVEGHCIEVLDKEALQIRKKKVNARRVNKKRKERGLSYVRKDGTKVPAREIKPTCDCKLKCSKKYPENIRQKFLDNLLRLKMDSQNQFLANHITVKRTARPQVSKT; encoded by the exons ATGTTACTATTTACCTTGACTTCAGCACGACGGACGCTCGATTTCGGATACggtccacgaaaaaaaaaaggttcaaaacACGCTAGCGATTGTACTTTTGAATCGTCACATCATGGGGCATCTCTTGTTAACGGCATGGAAACAATTCAGCGTTGCGATGATAAATCCTCCACTTTTGAGTATGACTCCCGATCAACTCAATGCCCCGTCATTATGGATCATCCATATGCTCAGGAAATACTACTTCCAATCAGTGTTAGGGATGTGGGGACAAGCCCAATAAACTTCTTCCAGCATTCCGGAAAACTAAGTGGGATCGAAACGCTAAGGAGTTCCGTGGACAGCAAAG cTCGTTCTAGTCGTTCCTTGCTTGATTCAGGAAAACTAAGCGGAATTCACACGCTGGGAAGTTCATTCAGTAACGAAG GTAATGCAAGGATTACATCACGGGACAGCAATGTTCGAAGCGATATTGGAAAAGGGTTACATAAGCAGCTTACAAAACGTGGGGAGCTGAATT acaTAGATGCTCCGACAGAGCTTGCATATAGCTTCTCTTCTCCGAGGACCATACCCCATTGCTTTCATACCCCAGAGCTAGCAACACATAATGTGAAAAATCCAGACCTCGTCACAGAACGGCTTGATGCAAGTTCTATGATTTATCGTCATGAAGAGTTTGTATCCCCAACATTTTCCAAAGTAATTACATCAACTCCACGAGAACCTCCATGCGAGCGAAATGAGAATAAGGACGTTTTGAGTCATACGATCAATCTTGATGCACCAAACCAAGTAGACGAGCCCGGTGAAACGGATGTCAGCACAGTACGCATTGGCAGTATCGAAGTAAAACAAACAATCGACCGATCTTTCTCGAAGTCACCCCGGCTCTTGGATAATGCAGAAGACGACGTTTCATCAGATGATGACAGCGCAGGAGGTCttgaatttttgaatgatttgactatttttgaatatttcgacAAATTTGATGAAATCAGCAACGATGGCTCTTTTTTGGTGGAAGAAGATCCACTATCGTCAAGTGAGACAAACGTGCCAGTTG CGGAACCATGCGTGGAAGGACACTGTATCGAAGTATTGGATAAGGAAGCTCTACAAATCAGAAAAAAGAAGGTGAACGCAAGGCGGGTGAACAAAAAACGAAAAGAACGTGGTCTTTCGTATGTCCGTAAAGATGGAACAAAGGTACCCGCACGTGAAATCAAGCCAACTTGCGATTGTAAATTGAAGTGCTCTAAAAAATATCCAGAAAACATTCGACAAAAATTTCTTGACAACCTCTTACGATTGAAAATGGACAGTCAAAATCAGTTCCTAGCCAACCACATAACGGTAAAGAGAACAGCTCGACCACAAGTAAGTAAAACATAA
- the LOC115265159 gene encoding uncharacterized protein LOC115265159 isoform X1, translating into MLLFTLTSARRTLDFGYGPRKKKGSKHASDCTFESSHHGASLVNGMETIQRCDDKSSTFEYDSRSTQCPVIMDHPYAQEILLPISVRDVGTSPINFFQHSGKLSGIETLRSSVDSKARSSRSLLDSGKLSGIHTLGSSFSNEGNARITSRDSNVRSDIGKGLHKQLTKRGELNYIDAPTELAYSFSSPRTIPHCFHTPELATHNVKNPDLVTERLDASSMIYRHEEFVSPTFSKVITSTPREPPCERNENKDVLSHTINLDAPNQVDEPGETDVSTVRIGSIEVKQTIDRSFSKSPRLLDNAEDDVSSDDDSAGGLEFLNDLTIFEYFDKFDEISNDGSFLVEEDPLSSSETNVPVAEPCVEGHCIEVLDKEALQIRKKKVNARRVNKKRKERGLSYVRKDGTKVPAREIKPTCDCKLKCSKKYPENIRQKFLDNLLRLKMDSQNQFLANHITVKRTARPQVVNSRRSYTRVYKLPGVKGTVKVCKTMFQATFDIGCRKMRTLAARVVAGSGVPTDDGRQRNSSRQPVSQEHLSNIKQHILSFPAYSSHYTREKSSRLYLSSDLSIRRMYELYQNKCAVDNLVPVHCRNFFHLLSYFTSIFFFSIQFNFFFQFISPFFQTSTFHNKTKPPSLNASVSKLLRQPSTHRSPFPSLLFLSISFFSRTREPFVLFG; encoded by the exons ATGTTACTATTTACCTTGACTTCAGCACGACGGACGCTCGATTTCGGATACggtccacgaaaaaaaaaaggttcaaaacACGCTAGCGATTGTACTTTTGAATCGTCACATCATGGGGCATCTCTTGTTAACGGCATGGAAACAATTCAGCGTTGCGATGATAAATCCTCCACTTTTGAGTATGACTCCCGATCAACTCAATGCCCCGTCATTATGGATCATCCATATGCTCAGGAAATACTACTTCCAATCAGTGTTAGGGATGTGGGGACAAGCCCAATAAACTTCTTCCAGCATTCCGGAAAACTAAGTGGGATCGAAACGCTAAGGAGTTCCGTGGACAGCAAAG cTCGTTCTAGTCGTTCCTTGCTTGATTCAGGAAAACTAAGCGGAATTCACACGCTGGGAAGTTCATTCAGTAACGAAG GTAATGCAAGGATTACATCACGGGACAGCAATGTTCGAAGCGATATTGGAAAAGGGTTACATAAGCAGCTTACAAAACGTGGGGAGCTGAATT acaTAGATGCTCCGACAGAGCTTGCATATAGCTTCTCTTCTCCGAGGACCATACCCCATTGCTTTCATACCCCAGAGCTAGCAACACATAATGTGAAAAATCCAGACCTCGTCACAGAACGGCTTGATGCAAGTTCTATGATTTATCGTCATGAAGAGTTTGTATCCCCAACATTTTCCAAAGTAATTACATCAACTCCACGAGAACCTCCATGCGAGCGAAATGAGAATAAGGACGTTTTGAGTCATACGATCAATCTTGATGCACCAAACCAAGTAGACGAGCCCGGTGAAACGGATGTCAGCACAGTACGCATTGGCAGTATCGAAGTAAAACAAACAATCGACCGATCTTTCTCGAAGTCACCCCGGCTCTTGGATAATGCAGAAGACGACGTTTCATCAGATGATGACAGCGCAGGAGGTCttgaatttttgaatgatttgactatttttgaatatttcgacAAATTTGATGAAATCAGCAACGATGGCTCTTTTTTGGTGGAAGAAGATCCACTATCGTCAAGTGAGACAAACGTGCCAGTTG CGGAACCATGCGTGGAAGGACACTGTATCGAAGTATTGGATAAGGAAGCTCTACAAATCAGAAAAAAGAAGGTGAACGCAAGGCGGGTGAACAAAAAACGAAAAGAACGTGGTCTTTCGTATGTCCGTAAAGATGGAACAAAGGTACCCGCACGTGAAATCAAGCCAACTTGCGATTGTAAATTGAAGTGCTCTAAAAAATATCCAGAAAACATTCGACAAAAATTTCTTGACAACCTCTTACGATTGAAAATGGACAGTCAAAATCAGTTCCTAGCCAACCACATAACGGTAAAGAGAACAGCTCGACCACAA GTGGTAAACTCTAGGCGATCATACACCCGAGTTTACAAGCTGCCGGGCGTTAAAGGTACCGTTAAAGTATGCAAGACAATGTTTCAGGCGACATTTGACATAGGATGCCGAAAAATGCGCACTCTAGCAGCAAGAGTAGTGGCAGGCTCGGGAGTTCCCACTGATGATGGGCGGCAACGAAACAGTAGTCGGCAACCGGTTAGCCAGGAACATTTGAGCAACATCAAACAACATATTTTATCCTTCCCGGCATACTCAAGTCACTATACAAGGGAGAAATCTAGCAGATTGTATCTTTCCAGTGATTTGTCAATTCGTCGAATGTATGAGTTGTACCAAAACAAATGCGCTGTGGATAATTTGGTCCCTGTccactgtaggaatttctttcacTTATTATCATATtttacaagtattttttttttttcaattcaattcaactttttttttcaatttatttcaccATTTTTTCAAACTTCTACTTTTCACAATAAAACAAAACCACCATCACTCAACGCATCTGTCTCTAAACTGCTCCGACAACCTTCGACTCACCGTTCACCTTTTCCGTCTCTCCTTTTTCTCTCTATTTCGTTTTTCTCTCGCACACGCGAACCCTTCGTGCTGTTCGGTTGA